One region of Acropora muricata isolate sample 2 chromosome 13, ASM3666990v1, whole genome shotgun sequence genomic DNA includes:
- the LOC136895745 gene encoding uncharacterized protein, whose amino-acid sequence MVKHGMDVIRDAIALVNPGQIPVIAFDQPLFTIAKTVQWKWPDTHGEAKFVVMLGGLHLEMALWNTLGDLLDGTGWTTALAEADVASSGVADSFLKASHLTRTRHAHQVTVLTLHTLKKEGFQLHLATENAGSSSMRSWEDELVKRSPTFFFWNTVLKYETLILILVRAERERNFQLYVEVLEQLVHLFFALDHVNYARWTPIHIRDMKCLPDSIRSEFGEQGHWVLSKTGSPFSAIAIDQAHEQENKKIKTTGGAVGLTENPVAFRRWMLSGPETARLLDQFEEAYLTAEDPDNSLNPKNHEMGQATQKTFQQQVNNLCDVIKCMGNPFLDDFPELVTLHSRDCVDPEVTESFRGLESTGNVQYQAFIKDVVTARTKPIHDTIKKNNLSLFKRSGKKKPTNQGKKIKMLANNVALFAQLYVAMQSRDGDLDEFFSHEVQAFPPSLSDLGNLYLPGTKSELLKCLVKEEHSVPPMRFQSRVLDGAVIVHSLPTSAASTFDEYADLVFIPYVLSQLQHSPRVDIVWDAYTPDSLKESTREKRGLGVRRKVAGKTKLPPNWSQFLRDPANKTELFWFLSSKVAGINVPAGKALHITSGQSVTSCGSAATPMPPCNHEEADTRIVIHVLHALQSGCTSVLIRTVDTDVVVVLVGKFDRLIAERSDADIWIAFGMGKHFHFISVNRVCVSLGETRARCLPVFHALSGCDTTSAFVGKGKQSAWQAWQLYNEVTPTLVSLAENPFQHLDVDSENFRKIERMTVIMYDKTCPYDSVDEARKELFCKHNRAMDKLPPTKDALLQHVKRSIYQAGIWATSDDHQQNIPSPDRFGWKKEDGCWAPVWLTLPEVSRSCQELVKCSCKAQCSRCKCAKASLPCTDLCKCKCNCRK is encoded by the exons ATGGTCAAGCATGGTATGGATGTGATACGAGATGCCATAGCACTGGTAAATCCAGGGCAGATACCTGTGATTGCTTTTGATCAACCACTGTTTACCATTGCCAAAACGGTACAGTGGAAATGGCCGGATACACACGGTGAAGCGAAGTTTGTCGTCATGCTCGGAGGTCTCCATTTGGAAATGGCGTTGTGGAACACGCTTGGAGATCTTCTGGACGGAACTGGCTGGACAACAGCACTTGCTGAAGCAGACGTTGCATCATCTGGAGTAGCAGATTCGTTCTTAAAAGCATCACACCTGACCAGGACAAG GCATGCTCATCAAGTTACCGTTTTGACTCTCCATACCCTTAAGAAGGAAGGATTTCAACTACATCTGGCAACCGAGAATGCAGGATCTTCATCGATGCGTTCCTGGGAAGACGAATTGGTTAAGAGAAGTCCAACCTTCTTCTTCTGGAATACAGTTCTGAAGTACGAAACCTTGATTCTCATCCTTGTTCGTGCAGAACGTGAAAGAAACTTCCAGTTGTACGTGGAAGTACTAGAGCAGCTAGTCCACCTGTTCTTTGCCCTTGATCACGTTAATTATGCGCGATGGACACCAATACATATCAGAGACATGAAGTGTCTTCCTGATTCTATAAGGAGTGAGTTTGGTGAACAGGGACACTGGGTGTTGTCGAAAACAGGCAGCCCTTTCTCCGCCATTGCCATCGATCAAGCACATGAGcaggaaaataagaaaataaagacTACTGGAGGAGCTGTTGGACTTACAGAGAATCCAGTTGCTTTTAG GCGTTGGATGCTCTCTGGTCCCGAGACCGCTAGACTTCTAGACCAGTTCGAGGAGGCGTATTTAACCGCCGAAGACCCAGATAATTCCTTAAACCCTAAGAACCATGAAATGGGACAAGCTACTCAGAAGACATTCCAACAACAAGTGAACAACCTTTGCGATGTCATCAAGTGCATGGGAAACCCTTTTCTGGATGACTTCCCGGAGCTGGTTACATTGCACAGCAGAGATTGTGTAGACCCAGAAGTCACAGAAAGTTTCCGTGGTCTAGAGAGTACCGGCAATGTCCAATACCAAGCCTTTATCAAAGATGTGGTTACAGCCCGTACAAAACCCATTCACGACACCATCAAGAAGAACAACTTGAGTCTCTTCAAAAGATCTGGCAAAAAGAAACCAACAAATCAAGGGAAGAAAATCAAAATGCTCGCGAATAACGTGGCTTTATTCGCACAACTGTATGTCGCAATGCAGAGTAGAGATGGAGATCTGGATGAGTTTTTCTCTCACGAAGTCCAGGCCTTTCCACCCTCCCTCTCTGACCTTGGGAATCTATATCTTCCTGGTACAAAGTCAGAGCTACTTAAGTGCCTTGTTAAGGAGGAGCACTCGGTCCCACCAATGAGGTTTCAATCTAGAGTTTTAGATGGCGCAGTGATCGTACACAGCCTGCCAACGAGCGCCGCCTCTACCTTTGATGAATACGCAGATCTGGTATTCATTCCATATGTGCTTTCCCAGCTTCAACACTCCCCTAGAGTAGACATTGTGTGGGATGCCTACACACCTGACAGTCTGAAGGAGTCAACAAGGGAAAAGCGTGGACTAGGAGTGCGAAGGAAGGTGGCTGGTAAGACGAAGCTCCCGCCCAACTGGTCACAATTTCTAAGAGATCCGGCCAACAAAACAGAGTTGTTTTGGTTTCTCAGTTCTAAAGTAGCTGGCATCAATGTTCCGGCTGGAAAGGCTCTCCATATTACATCTG GACAGTCTGTAACATCGTGTGGGTCCGCAGCAACCCCCATGCCACCGTGCAATCATGAAGAGGCTGACACCAGAATTGTAATTCATGTGTTACACGCCTTACAGTCAGGCTGTACAAGTGTTCTCATACGGACTGTAGACACCGACGTTGTCGTTGTTCTGGTGGGAAAGTTTGACCGACTGATCGCAGAGAGATCGGATGCAGACATTTGGATTGCCTTTGGAATGGGAAAGCACTTCCATTTTATTAGCGTCAACAGAGTATGCGTTTCCCTCGGAGAGACTAGAGCACGTTGTCTTCCTGTGTTTCACGCACTTAGCGGTTGCGATACGACCTCGGCCTTCGTTGGAAAGGGTAAGCAGTCTGCTTGGCAAGCCTGGCAGCTGTACAACGAAGTTACTCCAACACTTGTGTCCCTTGCTGAGAACCCCTTCCAGCATCTGGATGTTGATTCGGAGAATTTCCGGAAGATTGAGAGAATGACAGTCATTATGTATGACAAGACGTGCCCTTACGACTCCGTCGATGAAGCGAGAAAGGAACTGTTCTGTAAGCATAACAGAGCAATGGATAAGCTGCCTCCTACAAAG GATGCACTCCTCcaacatgtaaaaagatcaaTATATCAAGCTGGGATTTGGGCTACCAGCGACGATCACCAGCAGAACATCCCATCCCCTGATAGGTTTGGCTGGAAGAAAGAGGATGGCTGTTGGGCTCCCGTCTGGCTTACACTCCCGGAAGTGTCTAGATCATGCCAAGAACTTGTCAAGTGCTCTTGTAAAGCTCAGTGTTCAAGATGTAAATGTGCAAAGGCGAGCTTGCCTTGCACTGATCTCtgcaaatgcaaatgcaactgCAGAAAATGA
- the LOC136895746 gene encoding von Willebrand factor A domain-containing protein 7-like isoform X2, with amino-acid sequence MAKQACIFVVFSIWLLFVLCAHETFANVFSSLHFTRQSLMQFSRGNERTVEILTPEKTMKTITKTAVIPKRTIHLGVHKTKGTRVYSTARPKTAKIPVTETVVTYQKKRKVYRQRSTPSNKFLEVLNVIERAVANANASGDENDAGTLSKLDELVVKAVRSKRFHYGRQVLGRIMNLLSLPGSSKRRGKRSSQNQPGSNFMLRLRQQLGYHAFDRFMAVQGDVSLMFVMDDTGSMGREIEAVKSIAIDIMNYDRQAPIISYILSPFNDPYPSGNPPVVSMYETEAAAFVDAINDLRAHGGGDCPEYAFTGMLEALYEDPEFYPEWGSPMYVFTDADPKDATEDKIEEVKALARADVYGVTINFLTTGYCGSQLHPAFRQLAEATSGQVIALANDGELEQLNSLTGGSLDGNNVVSFGSNVSSRKKRRAGPAGDSRYSIPVDDSMEKMVVTVSTARRNTNGRGITLKDPDNSIVVSGKLSLSQISVYQIDNPKSGAWTLSVSGSNGEHEFFVKSSSETNVDFEHYFVTTLPGRSRSTKEVPVSHPTAGKLNTLVITLAGSEKVDSSSLRLQLISKDGSHISDVTLQPRDSVHFSASVVAPAQVFKLKLRGNTRSGSPFQRISRQIIEPSKVLLRVWSASNDYTLPHNRNTVVHFQLCNYGDRERFQVTVKDRLGYLVTRRISSRMARRNSCPTVAVRARATRTEDIGKIDSIFIMVNGTRTGTVASSMVQLFVVPASLD; translated from the exons ATGGCGAAGCAGGCTTGTATCTTCGTCGTGTTTTCAATTTGGCTTCTTTTCGTGCTCTGTGCACATGAAACATTCGCCAATGTCTTTTCTTCGCTCCACTTCACTCGCCAATCATTGATGCAGTTTTCGCGGGGCAACGAACGAACTGTGGAAATCCTCACGCCTGAGAAGACAATGAAGACGATAACAAAGACAGCTGTTATACCAAAACGAACCATTCACCTCGGCGTTCATAAAACCAAAGGTACACGAGTCTACTCCACTGCAAGGCCTAAAACAGCGAAAATACCAGTAACAGAGACAGTGGTTACTTATCAGAAGAAACGTAAGGTTTACCGACAGCGCTCTACTCCGTCTAACAAGTTCTTAGAAGTACTCAATGTCATCGAACGAGCCGTTGCAAATGCGAATGCCTCGGGAGATGAGAACGATGCAGGCACACTTTCAAAACTGGATGAGCTTGTTGTCAAAGCCGTGCGAAGCAAACGATTTCACTACGGTCGTCAG GTTCTCGGGCGAATCATGAATTTGTTGAGTTTGCCGGGATCGTCCAAGCGTCGAGGAAAGAGAAGCTCTCAAAACCAGCCAGGAAGTAACTTCATGCTAAGACTTCGTCAGCAATTGGGATATCATGCTTTCGACAGGTTCATGGCTGTCCAAGGAGATGTATCCCTGATGTTTGTGATGGACGATACAGGAAGCATGGGTAGAGAAATAGAGGCCGTTAAAAGTATAGCGATTGATATCATGAATTACGATCGGCAAGCTCCAATCATTTCTTACATCCTGTCACCGTTCAATGACCCTTATCCATCTG GTAACCCTCCAGTAGTTTCCATGTATGAAACTGAAGCTGCAGCCTTTGTGGACGCCATCAACGACCTCCGGGCCCATGGTGGGGGGGACTGTCCCGAGTACGCATTTACGGGCATGTTGGAGGCCCTTTATGAAGACCCTGAAT tctacCCTGAATGGGGCTCCCCCATGTACGTGTTCACGGACGCGGACCCGAAAGATGCTACTGAAGATAAGATCGAAGAAGTGAAGGCTTTGGCCCGAGCTGATGTGTACGGCGTGACAATTAACTTCTTGACAACTG GTTACTGTGGCAGTCAACTTCACCCAGCTTTTCGTCAACTGGCCGAGGCAACTTCCGGTCAAGTCATTGCACTCGCCAACGATGGTGAATTAGAACAATTGAATTCTCTGACAGGCGGCTCGCTAGACGGCAATAACGTGGTGAGTTTTGGATCAAACGTGTCTagcagaaagaaaagaagagcgGGGCCAGCTGGAGACAGTCGGTATAGCATTCCAGTGGATGATTCCATGGAAAAAATGGTTGTAACTGTCAGCACTGCGAGGAGGAATACAAACG GAAGGGGGATCACGTTAAAAGACCCGGATAATTCCATTGTAGTATCCGGGAAACTTAGTCTGTCCCAGATCTCCGTTTATCAGATTGACAACCCCAAGTCAGGCGCCTGGACCCTAAGCGTGTCTGGCAGCAATGGTGAACATGAGTTTTTCGTTAAATCAAGTAGCGAGACCAACGTGGACTTTGAGCATTACTTCGTAACCACCTTACCAGGACGTTCTCGCAGCACCAAAGAAGTACCTGTATCACACCCTACAGCTG gCAAATTGAATACATTGGTTATCACTTTAGCGGGATCAGAAAAAGTCGACAGCAGTTCCCTTCGCTTACAGCTCATTTCCAAAGACGGAAGCCACATAAGTGACGTCACGCTTCAACCACGCGACAGCGTTCATTTCTCCGCCAGTGTCGTTGCCCCTGCGCAAGTCTTCAAACTGAAATTGCGGGGAAACACCCGCAGTGGTAGTCCATTTCAGAGAATTTCCCGCCAAATCATTGAACCATCCAAGGTCCTGTTGAGGGTCTGGTCTGCTAGTAATGATTACACACTCCCTCATAACAGGAACACGGTCGTTCATTTCCAGTTATGCAACTATGGCGACAGAGAACGCTTCCAAGTGACTGTGAAGGACAGACTGGGATACCTTGTTACTCGTAGAATAAGTAGTAGAATGGCGCGCAGAAACAGTTGCCCCACTGTCGCTGTCCGCGCGAGAGCAACGCGCACTGAAGACATCGGCAAAATCGATAGTATTTTTATTATGGTCAACGGAACAAGGACAGGAACCGTTGCTTCTTCAATGGTTCAACTGTTTGTTGTTCCTGCTAGTCTGGACTGA
- the LOC136894934 gene encoding hemicentin-2-like yields MAKQPCIFVVFSTWLLFVLCAHLTYGNFFSSLRFTRESLMQFSRGTQRTVEILTPKKTITMTVIGLDGPRLELKERPKIVMTETVTYQKKRKIYRQRSSPSNKFLEILNVIERAVANANASGDENDAGTLSKLEDLVVKAVQSKRFHYGRQVLGRAMNLLSMAGSSQRREKRSSPNGTGSNFLGRLRQRVGNNNFDSFMAVQGDVSLMFVMDDTGSMGDEIKAVKSMAIDIMNYDRQAPINLYILSPFNDPYPSDDSRAVAMNETEAAAFVDAINDLRAHGGGDCPEYTFKGILEALYQDPEQQSPMYVFTDADPKDATEENVEQVKALARNYALGVTINFLTTGYCGSKLHPAFRQLAEATSGQHIALSKTGELEQLSSMTGGLLDGYSLVSFGSNVSRRKKRSTGPAGDNLYSIPVDDSMEKMVVTVSTSRSNTNENWITLKDPDNSIVVSGKLSLSQISVYQIDNPKTGAWTLSVSGSSGEHEFFVKSSSETNVDFEHYFITTLPGRSRSTKEVSVSRPTAGKLNRLVITLAGSEKVDNSSLRLQLITKDGDHIRDATLQSRDGVHFTTSVIPSARVFKLKLRGNTRSGTPFQRISSQIIEPTKVLLRVWSASNDYTLPHNGITFVHFLLCNHGHSERFQVTVRDRLGYLVTRRIGNRIARRNSCPILAVLARATRTEDIGKIESIFIMVKGTKSGTIASTIVQLFVVPAILD; encoded by the exons ATGGCGAAACAGCCTTGTATCTTCGTGGTGTTTTCAACTTGGCTTCTTTTCGTGCTCTGTGCACATCTAACATACGGCAATTTCTTCTCTTCTCTCCGGTTCACTCGCGAATCATTGATGCAGTTTTCGCGGGGAACACAACGAACTGTGGAAATTCTCACGCCCAAGAAGACGATTACAATGACGGTTATCGGCCTTGACGGTCCACGTTTGGAATTAAAAGAAAGGCCAAAAATAGTAATGACAGAAACAGTTACTTATCAAAAGAAACGTAAGATTTACCGACAGCGCTCTTCTCCGTCTAACAAGTTCTTAGAGATACTCAATGTCATCGAACGAGCTGTTGCAAATGCGAATGCCTCCGGAGATGAGAACGATGCAGGCACACTTTCAAAACTGGAAGACCTTGTTGTGAAAGCCGTACAAAGCAAACGATTTCACTACGGTCGTCAG GTTCTCGGGCGGGCCATGAATTTGTTGAGTATGGCGGGATCGTCCCAGCGTCGAGAAAAGAGAAGCTCTCCGAACGGGACAGGAAGTAACTTCTTAGGAAGACTTCGTCAAAGAGTGGGGAATAATAATTTTGACAGTTTCATGGCTGTCCAAGGAGACGTATCGCTGATGTTTGTCATGGACGATACAGGAAGCATGGGTGACGAAATAAAGGCTGTTAAAAGTATGGCTATTGACATCATGAATTACGATCGTCAAGCTCCAATCAATTTATACATCCTGTCACCGTTTAATGACCCTTATCCATCTG ATGATTCTCGAGCGGTTGCCATGAATGAAACTGAAGCTGCAGCATTTGTGGACGCCATCAACGACCTACGGGCCCATGGTGGAGGGGACTGTCCCGAGTACACATTCAAGGGCATCTTGGAGGCCCTTTATCAAGATCCTGAACAGCAATCCCCAATGTACGTGTTCACGGACGCGGACCCAAAAGATGCTACTGAAGAAAATGTGGAACAAGTGAAGGCCTTGGCCAGAAATTACGCGCTTGGCGTGACAATTAACTTCTTGACAACAG GTTACTGTGGCAGTAAACTTCACCCAGCTTTTCGTCAACTGGCCGAGGCAACTTCCGGTCAACACATTGCTCTCTCCAAGACAGGTGAATTGGAGCAACTGAGTTCTATGACAGGGGGCTTGCTAGACGGCTATAGTTTGGTGAGTTTTGGATCAAACGTGTCTCGCAGAAAGAAACGAAGTACGGGGCCAGCTGGAGACAATCTGTATAGCATTCCAGTAGATGATTCCATGGAGAAAATGGTTGTAACAGTCAGCACTTCGCGGAGTAATACAAACG AAAATTGGATCACTTTAAAAGACCCGGATAATTCCATTGTAGTATCCGGGAAACTTAGTCTGTCCCAGATCTCCGTTTATCAGATTGACAACCCCAAGACAGGCGCCTGGACCCTAAGCGTGTCTGGCAGCAGTGGTGAACATGAGTTTTTCGTTAAATCAAGTAGCGAGACCAACGTGGACTTTGAGCATTACTTCATAACCACCTTGCCAGGACGATCTCGCAGCACTAAAGAAGTATCAGTATCACGTCCTACAGCTG GCAAACTGAATAGACTGGTTATCACTTTAGCGGGATCAGAAAAAGTCGACAACAGTTCCCTTCGTTTACAGCTCATTACCAAAGACGGAGACCACATACGTGACGCCACCCTTCAATCACGTGACGGCGTTCATTTCACAACCAGTGTCATACCCTCTGCGCGAGTCTTCAAACTGAAATTGCGAGGAAACACCCGTAGTGGTACTCCATTTCAGAGAATTTCCAGCCAAATCATTGAACCGACCAAGGTTCTGTTGAGGGTCTGGTCCGCTAGTAATGATTACACACTCCCTCACAACGGAATCACGTTCGTTCATTTCCTGTTGTGCAACCATGGCCATAGTGAACGCTTCCAGGTTACTGTGAGGGACAGATTGGGTTACCTCGTTACTCGCAGAATAGGTAATAGGATTGCGCGCAGAAACAGCTGCCCCATTCTAGCTGTCCTCGCCAGGGCAACGCGAACTGAAGACATCGGTAAAATCGAGAGCATTTTTATTATGGTAAAAGGAACAAAGTCAGGAACCATTGCCTCCACAATTGTTCAATTGTTTGTTGTCCCTGCTATTCTGGACTGA
- the LOC136895746 gene encoding uncharacterized protein isoform X1, whose translation MAKQACIFVVFSIWLLFVLCAHETFANVFSSLHFTRQSLMQFSRGNERTVEILTPEKTMKTITKTAVIPKRTIHLGVHKTKGTRVYSTARPKTAKIPVTETVVTYQKKRKVYRQRSTPSNKFLEVLNVIERAVANANASGDENDAGTLSKLDELVVKAVRSKRFHYGRQVLGRIMNLLSLPGSSKRRGKRSSQNQPGSNFMLRLRQQLGYHAFDRFMAVQGDVSLMFVMDDTGSMGREIEAVKSIAIDIMNYDRQAPIISYILSPFNDPYPSGYCGSQLHPAFRQLAEATSGQVIALANDGELEQLNSLTGGSLDGNNVVSFGSNVSSRKKRRAGPAGDSRYSIPVDDSMEKMVVTVSTARRNTNGRGITLKDPDNSIVVSGKLSLSQISVYQIDNPKSGAWTLSVSGSNGEHEFFVKSSSETNVDFEHYFVTTLPGRSRSTKEVPVSHPTAGKLNTLVITLAGSEKVDSSSLRLQLISKDGSHISDVTLQPRDSVHFSASVVAPAQVFKLKLRGNTRSGSPFQRISRQIIEPSKVLLRVWSASNDYTLPHNRNTVVHFQLCNYGDRERFQVTVKDRLGYLVTRRISSRMARRNSCPTVAVRARATRTEDIGKIDSIFIMVNGTRTGTVASSMVQLFVVPASLD comes from the exons ATGGCGAAGCAGGCTTGTATCTTCGTCGTGTTTTCAATTTGGCTTCTTTTCGTGCTCTGTGCACATGAAACATTCGCCAATGTCTTTTCTTCGCTCCACTTCACTCGCCAATCATTGATGCAGTTTTCGCGGGGCAACGAACGAACTGTGGAAATCCTCACGCCTGAGAAGACAATGAAGACGATAACAAAGACAGCTGTTATACCAAAACGAACCATTCACCTCGGCGTTCATAAAACCAAAGGTACACGAGTCTACTCCACTGCAAGGCCTAAAACAGCGAAAATACCAGTAACAGAGACAGTGGTTACTTATCAGAAGAAACGTAAGGTTTACCGACAGCGCTCTACTCCGTCTAACAAGTTCTTAGAAGTACTCAATGTCATCGAACGAGCCGTTGCAAATGCGAATGCCTCGGGAGATGAGAACGATGCAGGCACACTTTCAAAACTGGATGAGCTTGTTGTCAAAGCCGTGCGAAGCAAACGATTTCACTACGGTCGTCAG GTTCTCGGGCGAATCATGAATTTGTTGAGTTTGCCGGGATCGTCCAAGCGTCGAGGAAAGAGAAGCTCTCAAAACCAGCCAGGAAGTAACTTCATGCTAAGACTTCGTCAGCAATTGGGATATCATGCTTTCGACAGGTTCATGGCTGTCCAAGGAGATGTATCCCTGATGTTTGTGATGGACGATACAGGAAGCATGGGTAGAGAAATAGAGGCCGTTAAAAGTATAGCGATTGATATCATGAATTACGATCGGCAAGCTCCAATCATTTCTTACATCCTGTCACCGTTCAATGACCCTTATCCATCTG GTTACTGTGGCAGTCAACTTCACCCAGCTTTTCGTCAACTGGCCGAGGCAACTTCCGGTCAAGTCATTGCACTCGCCAACGATGGTGAATTAGAACAATTGAATTCTCTGACAGGCGGCTCGCTAGACGGCAATAACGTGGTGAGTTTTGGATCAAACGTGTCTagcagaaagaaaagaagagcgGGGCCAGCTGGAGACAGTCGGTATAGCATTCCAGTGGATGATTCCATGGAAAAAATGGTTGTAACTGTCAGCACTGCGAGGAGGAATACAAACG GAAGGGGGATCACGTTAAAAGACCCGGATAATTCCATTGTAGTATCCGGGAAACTTAGTCTGTCCCAGATCTCCGTTTATCAGATTGACAACCCCAAGTCAGGCGCCTGGACCCTAAGCGTGTCTGGCAGCAATGGTGAACATGAGTTTTTCGTTAAATCAAGTAGCGAGACCAACGTGGACTTTGAGCATTACTTCGTAACCACCTTACCAGGACGTTCTCGCAGCACCAAAGAAGTACCTGTATCACACCCTACAGCTG gCAAATTGAATACATTGGTTATCACTTTAGCGGGATCAGAAAAAGTCGACAGCAGTTCCCTTCGCTTACAGCTCATTTCCAAAGACGGAAGCCACATAAGTGACGTCACGCTTCAACCACGCGACAGCGTTCATTTCTCCGCCAGTGTCGTTGCCCCTGCGCAAGTCTTCAAACTGAAATTGCGGGGAAACACCCGCAGTGGTAGTCCATTTCAGAGAATTTCCCGCCAAATCATTGAACCATCCAAGGTCCTGTTGAGGGTCTGGTCTGCTAGTAATGATTACACACTCCCTCATAACAGGAACACGGTCGTTCATTTCCAGTTATGCAACTATGGCGACAGAGAACGCTTCCAAGTGACTGTGAAGGACAGACTGGGATACCTTGTTACTCGTAGAATAAGTAGTAGAATGGCGCGCAGAAACAGTTGCCCCACTGTCGCTGTCCGCGCGAGAGCAACGCGCACTGAAGACATCGGCAAAATCGATAGTATTTTTATTATGGTCAACGGAACAAGGACAGGAACCGTTGCTTCTTCAATGGTTCAACTGTTTGTTGTTCCTGCTAGTCTGGACTGA
- the LOC136895747 gene encoding transmembrane protein 121B-like gives MACSVSFEVIGKVICLLLVVLQGAILDYYLYEHHDYKSLGFIATDIVVVVIWISVMFMAKRKFLSKLKRMRRKTEKEKTDGRPKRPASDYADEIPYLFIAWLAYVSITLVPEVAVIFKRFADQLGDAKVWGQNILKIALCITPMLFLLMVNSHHDARPNSERRVSLDKISAGVTLDLLDSIDILEVLFLDDTELSLPVSLENAIIAFACINFFLPTLALLQLSTIAKGQANSTKAKVLYSVSYICLVNVPLGVIRVLLWVNYSQDVSVFIGKNLIASAIYMFDIYESCGPQQPEQGPTGENHFALEKIDGHETQCASALRENNGSEMLVSAVA, from the coding sequence ATGGCGTGTAGTGTGAGCTTTGAAGTCATTGGCAAAGTAATCTGCCTTCTTCTTGTCGTTCTACAAGGCGCCATCTTGGATTATTATCTTTACGAACATCATGATTATAAATCTCTTGGTTTTATTGCCACTGACATCGTTGTGGTGGTCATTTGGATCAGTGTTATGTTCATGGCAAAACGAAAATTCTTATCCAAGTTGAAAAGAATgcgaagaaaaacagaaaaagagaaaaccgATGGAAGACCAAAGCGCCCAGCTTCTGATTATGCCGATGAAATTCCTTACTTATTTATCGCCTGGCTAGCATACGTCTCCATTACTTTGGTACCAGAGGTTGCTGTGATCTTTAAACGCTTTGCAGACCAGTTGGGAGACGCTAAAGTCTGGGgtcaaaatattttgaaaatagcgcTTTGTATAACACCCATGTTGTTTCTCCTCATGGTGAATTCACACCACGATGCCAGACCTAACTCGGAAAGGCGTGTCAGCCTCGATAAAATATCAGCAGGGGTAACGCTAGATCTCCTTGACAGCATCGACATCTTAGAGGTGCTATTTTTAGATGACACTGAATTGAGCCTCCCAGTTAGTTTGGAGAATGCAATCATTGCCTTTGCATGCATCAATTTCTTCCTGCCGACATTGGCATTATTGCAACTGAGTACCATTGCGAAAGGCCAAGCGAATTCGACAAAGGCCAAGGTTTTGTATTCAGTGTCATACATATGTCTCGTTAATGTTCCCTTGGGAGTCATTCGAGTCCTGCTGTGGGTCAACTATAGCCAAGATGTGTCGGTTTTCATCGGCAAGAATctcatcgcatcagccatctaCATGTTTGACATTTATGAATCTTGTGGACCACAGCAACCAGAACAAGGTCCAACAGGTGAAAATCATTTTGCACTAGAAAAAATAGATGGACACGAAACTCAGTGTGCCAGTGCCTTACGTGAAAACAATGGTAGTGAAATGCTTGTCTCAGCTGTTGCATAA